From one Paenibacillus sp. FSL K6-1330 genomic stretch:
- a CDS encoding response regulator transcription factor, whose protein sequence is MIRLLIADDHAMVRRGLQVFLATQPDIEMVGEAANGEETLETAKHLNPDVVLMDLNMPILNGIDTTARLTKEQPHIKVIVLTSFIDYDHVLPAIRAGARGYLLKDIEPEDLVAAIRRVYEGQVELHPDAAGLLMTHVTSPAGADETSGSGHQEQAAQLDKLTRREQEVLQLIASGMNNREISEALYITEKTVKTHVSHLLDKLGVADRTQAAIYALKHGIV, encoded by the coding sequence ATGATCCGATTGTTGATCGCTGACGATCATGCCATGGTACGCCGGGGATTGCAGGTTTTTCTGGCTACGCAGCCGGATATCGAGATGGTTGGCGAAGCCGCGAATGGCGAGGAGACGCTGGAGACGGCCAAACATCTAAATCCCGATGTCGTATTAATGGATCTGAATATGCCAATCCTCAATGGAATCGATACGACCGCACGGTTAACAAAAGAACAGCCTCACATTAAAGTCATCGTGCTGACCTCGTTTATCGATTATGACCATGTTTTGCCCGCCATTCGGGCAGGCGCACGCGGCTATCTTCTTAAAGATATTGAGCCTGAGGATCTGGTGGCTGCGATCAGGCGCGTGTATGAAGGCCAAGTTGAACTGCATCCGGATGCGGCAGGCCTGCTCATGACGCATGTTACATCGCCAGCGGGAGCAGATGAGACCAGCGGGTCCGGCCATCAGGAACAGGCAGCACAGTTGGATAAACTTACCCGCCGGGAGCAGGAGGTACTGCAGCTGATTGCATCGGGTATGAACAACAGGGAAATCAGCGAAGCGCTTTACATCACCGAGAAGACGGTTAAAACCCATGTCAGCCATCTGCTCGATAAGCTGGGGGTTGCCGACCGGACACAGGCGGCCATTTATGCGCTCAAGCATGGAATCGTATAA
- a CDS encoding NADPH-dependent FMN reductase, whose translation MKIVIIAGSNRKEATSTVLAKALEAQMNTLFVEVKLFNLYETPLPFYSPDEIFNRHAGVRELQRLLMEADGIILTTPEYHGGMSGVLKNALDHLGQMHFSGKPVLSVSSAGGAVGVSSLQQMQATIRNLHGINSPEWISIGGSQRTIYESEAAEGTIVLDYRAKEALSIFMELVKKVSGKEEVETS comes from the coding sequence ATGAAGATTGTGATTATAGCTGGCAGCAATCGTAAGGAAGCAACAAGCACCGTTCTGGCTAAAGCCTTGGAAGCGCAAATGAATACGTTGTTCGTGGAGGTGAAGCTGTTTAACTTGTATGAGACACCGCTCCCGTTCTATTCACCAGACGAGATATTCAACCGCCATGCTGGCGTGCGCGAGCTGCAGCGTCTGTTAATGGAAGCGGATGGAATTATATTGACGACACCGGAGTACCACGGAGGAATGAGTGGGGTTTTGAAGAACGCCTTGGATCATTTGGGACAGATGCATTTCTCAGGTAAACCGGTGTTATCGGTAAGCTCGGCGGGAGGGGCGGTCGGTGTGAGTTCACTGCAGCAAATGCAAGCTACCATACGCAATTTGCACGGAATTAATAGTCCGGAATGGATCTCCATTGGCGGTTCTCAGCGGACCATTTACGAATCCGAAGCGGCAGAAGGCACGATTGTGCTGGATTATCGGGCTAAAGAGGCGCTATCCATCTTTATGGAGCTGGTAAAGAAGGTCAGCGGTAAAGAGGAGGTTGAAACCTCATGA